The Xyrauchen texanus isolate HMW12.3.18 chromosome 42, RBS_HiC_50CHRs, whole genome shotgun sequence genome includes the window aaaatgggcaaacagctctcagagggaatgggctgtcacgtccacacatgcacttatatatttaataaaatcgcagcattttaccgtcatataatcgcacaggctgacatcgcgattgcgatatgattaatcgtgcagcactagtcttatcaatgattaactctttctgccacaagaatgtaatgcattttaattatcggaatatttatatatatatatatatatatatatatatatatatatatatatatatatatatatatatatatatatatatatatatataaatttactaTAAAGATACTTTAAGAtatataaagataactatgtataattatatattgatataaatgtataatcattatatactgaattattgttatataaggggctttctcagcatatatttgtatatgcgattaattgcgattaattcattgggacaccatgtaattaatttgattaaaaaatgtaatcgattgacagccctaatataaacaaACTATGGACTTGTCataattatttgtggtaatcaacattatacttcAAATGGTGTCCATCCAACTAAACTCATATTGAACTTGGTATATTTCACTACTTAACATGAGCTCATTGTTCACGTTTTCTTTCctttttggatattttttttctctccagtgACAGTGAAAAGACAAGTACAGAATCACTTCTCAAAATAGCAGTAAATAACACTGTCAACTAGTGCCCTGAGCACAACTTGCATTCTCTGTGCAAAGAACCAAACCGCAAGCAAAAACATTTTGTCCAGAAATAACTTGCCCCTTTTTTCACTGAAATCATCTGCCTAGAAGACTAGGCTCTCTGTGTAAATGATCATGGGGTTAGAGTGTGCGCAAATAAAGATGCTAAATTTAGAGCTGAACTTTGAGTACCCTCTCTGTGGGGAAAATAAATGAGTAGACAGAACCTAGACTCAGCCTGCCAAAACAtgcaaacatgaaaacatcatttcAGTGTTTGATGTTTGATACAATTACTCTAAATGCACTGCACTCACACAGCTTAGAATAATTAGGTAAGACCGGCCGGGCTCAATCATTTTCAAAGTGTAAATATGGCTGAAGAACTGCCCTGAATCTGCCTGGAAACAGAGGGGTTGGAACAGCAACTTTCTGCCAATTGTAAACTGacacattttacatttgcatttatgcatttggcaaatgcttttatccaaagcgacttacagtgcacttattacagagacaatcccccggagcaacctggagttaagtgccttgctaaaggacacaatggtggtgattgTGAGGATCGAagcagcgaccttctgattaccagttatgtgctttagcccactacgccatgaCCACTCCAGACACCCGTCTGAATACACCTTTAACCCTACCACAGCCTTCTGAAGCTAAGGAGATGTTTTGTAAGGGGATTTGTGTGCTGTTGCGCAAGTGTCTCTTCCGTGCATGCCAGTGTTTTTGATGTTGTTGCGTGAGTGTTTCTCTAGGGTTATGGTTAGCACCACGATGCTAAGTGCTTCACTTTGGGGGCAAAGCCCACCCCAGTACACCCTAGATCTGGCCCTGGCAAAACACAACTCAACTCCTCCTCCTATTCTCACCCCCACgctcctccaaacataacaaaaacaaagaGTGCACATGGCATGCAAGATGAGGTCAACAGGAACATGCTTTCCTGCATCTGCCTGGAAACAGAGGAGGTGGAACAGCAACTTTCTGCCAATTGTAAACTGACACCCGTCTGAATACACATTTAACCCTACCACAGCCCTCTGAAGCCAAGGAGACGTTTTGTAAGGGGATTGGTGTGCTGTTGCACGAGTGTCTCTTCCATGCTCGCCAGTGTTTTTGATGTTGTTGCGTGAGTGTTTCTCTACTGTTATGGTTAGCACCATGATGCTAAGTGCTTCACTTTGAGGGGCAAAGCCCACCCCAGCACCTCCTAGATCTGGCCCTGGCAAAACACAAACGCAACTCAACTCCTCCTACTATTCTCACCCCAGCgctcctccaaacataacaaaaacaaagaGTGCACATGGCATGCAGGATGAGGTCAACAGGAACATGTTTTGAAATTCAGGTTTGTATGTGTTATGAAAGTTATGGAGGAAGAATGTGTACGGGCAAGCCTCGCTCTAACTTTAATGGGTCTCTTTCTTGCTCTGTTTCTCTGAATTTTTATCGTGGCTTAGATTATTCCACATCTGAACATCAGGGCAATGGGTTTGCATAACTATCAACTTGTTGTGGTGGTTAGATTTATGACATGTCCTTGTCTAAAAAAACCTTGACTGTGCAAAGTTTACACCTCTAATCTGCACTAGACAGGTGTTATCCTCCATCGAAAACTGAGGCCATATccgatctgtttttattttaaaaaactcTTTATTAATTCTATTGCTTTCCAACCATTAGGTTCCACCACAATAATTCTAATTGCAGCAGGACTGTTCAAAAAGGACtgttatcaagccggttctcgcctccttcccgggtttcggaaccagtgtaaagggatcaatggaaaggaggcggcgagaaccggcttgtcaatataaataatggtttaatataaaacttaaacaaaagacaaacacacacgatctgaagtaaacgatctctctctcccgcacgatttTCTGCAgtagacctttatccctctctggaggcttgattagcctaatacgggaccgagtgtgtaggatcacgacccggccccgccctccgccctgccacaatcacatTATCCATTAAGAACATATGCAGAAatagtgaaaacactggagactggaaattgaaaacaggctTCCATTTATGAATCAAGTAACACTTCTGAATTCATGAAAAAGGTGGATACTTAGGAAATTATGACATTTGGAACTgaaagttttcaaacaaaattaGTGTAGACATTGCCTTGGAATGTTGGGAAACATGTTAAAATGcgtcattttaacattggttatAGAACATGTTAACAAATGTGGTCACCAGTTACCCACGGACTTGACAGTCATATGGAAgactttcattcatttattattaatttgaacactccccaacaaacaccaacagtGTTAACACACTGATCCAAAAAAGATTGGAATTTGGTCTTTGTTGGTGTTTTATGGCATTTGTTGAGACAGAGTGAAGTATTCTTAAAACACACAACTATTGATGACAAATAATATGTCCTTGCTTGCTTTTGTTATATCCGGGGATGACATTGGATAGAAGCTCTTAAATGGTGGCATTTGTGAGTAGGGCATATAATTCTTGGGATGCAAGTATCTCTCTCTGGCTCTCTACCGTTTTATTTGCGAACTCATAACTGCTCCATTTTTCTATAATTTAAACTACTTTGTACATTTAGTACATGTAAAGACTGATGGTGATTGCATCAGTGTGCATTCTTTGTAATATTTATATTAGCCCTGAAGGGCACAGGAAATAGCAAGGTAAGATGCCAATCATACCTGCGTGGACGGGTTCTGGGTGACATCATCTCATTGCCCAACACATGATAGCGTCTGGCCTCGTGCAGAAGCTGATAGCACTCTGGTGCATTTTGGATCAACTGGTCACCCTCTACAGTCTGCACGAAATAATTTGGGTGCAGCAGAGGCAGGCGAATGTGGGTGAGCAGATCCCTCAGTACGATTTTGCGGTGGTCCACGTTATAGTACACCCAACGCATCACTGCTTCAAAAACAGTTTCCTCCTTTACAATAATCAGCTCGTCACTGCCGATGTACTCCTCCAGCTCTTCCTTATGCAAGTCCAGGAATTCCTCATGCTGGGCCACATCGGCGAAGCTCTGCAGTGCATATGAATGACAGCGGCTGGCCAGTTGCTTGAGTGAATGCGCTTCGGCGAAACGCTGGATGCCCAGGCAGTTGCAAGGATCAAGTTGATCTTCCAAGAACTTGGCACAGGCATCCCTCAGAGTGCCGATCTGGAAGAGGCAGGATGTTTCAAAGAGGAACTGCACGTTCTCTGTGGTGATGCGGGCACGTCCGGTGTAGACGTACTGCAGGAAGGTGTCCATGGCTTCAGCACGGATGCCATTGATCTCAACCAGCATCTCACGGCTCTCGCGGTGGTCGTTGCAGAACATGGCACGGAAGTAGCTGCTGCAAGATGACAACACAGCACGGTGACAAGGGAACTCGCGGCCCTCTACGCTGATGACCACATCGGTGAACAGACGGCTGTCACGGAACTCGTTAAACATCTGCAGGATGCTTTCTGAGTGGCACGGGCCGGAGGAGAAATCAAATACATCATGACTACTGAGGGGCTTGTTGTCCATCTCCAGAACCTTTCGCTTGACCGCTGGAGCCTCACGGACTCCAGGGTCCTCCCGGTTCATTCTTCTGCCCAGAATAAGTACCATTGCGATCAAACCAGTGAGGCCCAAGGCCCTGTCAACAATAGAAGGAAATGGCGCCTCTTCTGAAATTAGGAGAAGAAAGATTGTTATTAGatattattgattattttcagTAAATTTGTGAGCTTATCAGCACAtaacttttatataaaatattaacacGTGATGTTTTAACTGAATATTTGCCTACAACAACAACCAAATTTTTTTGAAGGTAAAAATGTAGCACAAACCCACTGGCACATGTCAACAAACACAGTCACATGTTACCCACAAACTTGACAGACATATTGCAGACATTAATTATTAAACCTTTTCAAAGACGTTTGAACTGAATTGGTCTTAGAAAGTGTAAATATGTATACATTTAGTATGTCATGAGGGTACAAAAACAAACTAAGACAAACTTTAACGACTACCCTTTATGATGTTGAACTGCAAGTTTATGTTGACTATTTCATGTTGATCTTGTCACAATAAACTGGCAACCCTTTGATTGCCCTATTGCTCCAGGTGAGCAGGTTTTCTCTGCTGCCCTCTCGCGGTCATTTCCGTATTTAACAAGAGGATCAAAACAAAGAACTGTCAGAGCGTCAACAAAATCAACTTAAGAAAATGACCTGCCACCATGTGTTGACTGATAATCATAAATTTTGTTCTGGCATAACAAAATCATTAAATTCAATcataattaaattatgttttactaGTTTATTACAACTATACTTTAAGTTCCGAAGAGGTAAAGGAACATGCTGTTGTGTCGCAGTTTTAAAGCTATTTTGTGACAACACTATCAAAAACAGGTACCTGAATATGAAGACTATTagacaaaaatacataaacaaacatttcTGAATCGGTTGCCTGAGACTTATGTACCGACATGTAACACACTTGTATTTTCTCAGCAAGAGCACAAATTAcaccttttaaaatataatatatgcaatactTATGTGAATAGAATAGAAGGGCGAAGTGCACTTTCTTATATTTTTGCCAGCATTAACTTACTTGTTTATAAAGCAAAGACTTTGTTGTGGAAGTCGCGTGAGTgcgtaaataaaaaataatattataataaaaaataacaaattcagaAAATCTCTCCACGTCTACCCTTTGGTTGTCATCTCAATCCCAAGACAGAGCCAAAAAAAGATCTGCTGGAAAAAACGGTCCGCCTGGACGCTTTATTTCCATCACCGCATCCGAAAAACACGAGCTGTAATCAGCTGACCACGggggaattatgggaattgtatTTTTAAAGGAGCCTGTTTTAAGGACGCAGGAGGCGCAAAAGACTACAAGTACCAGTGATAATAGATTTCCACATGGCCACAGAGTGTTTGTAAACGTTTCAACAGTCACCGTGTAGGAAGTGAATTTCAGGAGTAGCCAACAAAAGATTTTAAACCATCGCTAAATTCTATGGTGATTCTTGAACTTTTCTTATTCTTGctctttatgtttttttgttgttgttgtttttttttttttttttttttaaattagaaacacATATTTTGTGTTTAAACCACATTTTTGAGTGCACTGATTTGATTAAAGCTATGACGAACCTCTGTGTTTActagatgaaaaacattttggtaaacagtcatatataaataaatctgaaCTGACGGACAGGTAGTCAGTTGTTGGCGTCTCTATTATGTAATCACACATAGATATTTTTGAACCATATTAGTGAGGTTTTCAAAGTTAAATGCGGTCATACGCCTAAACATAACCCTTTAGTTTAGACAATTAATGAGCATTTTTAAATTGTGCAGACCACTTCAAATGTTCACAAAATGTTTCCCATATTTCAGTATAttatgaggattttttttttaattggtgctCACTAAAATAGCCAAACATGTATAGGTCTACACTTAGTCTAATTTGGGGAGaaacataatttaaatatgtaatgtttTCAACAGCTTTCATCACGTTCTTTGTTTCACATTTCCTTTGTGTGGTATAAGACATAGATTTCCTTCTGTCTAATCCTTTTCGTACCCAAGGGTACAATTTAAACTGTGACGTCTGGCTCTGCTGGAAAGCAGGTGAGGCCGTTTAACTTCCtgtctttcttctactgaatGCCTGAGGCTCAACGTTCATATTGTCAATCATGAAGACACGTTCAGTGTACTGAgctatattcttaaaaaaatacttttaagtcCCTTTGACTAATACTTTTAAAACTACTTTGTCAAAAATCACATTACTAACTACTTTAAAACGATGTTCTAAAAACTCTAAAAATGTATTCCTCTTTGTTCATTGGCACGCATAAGTACTTTTTTTTCCCCCCCTTGCATTGACTCATTAGGGGGcgcacacactcaaaaaaatattttagcctattattaagatgtatccatttcaattgaataacatattgccatctaattgaattgactaatctttaactaaataaaatgtacaaatcttacaaaatgcaagttttattaattacatttcttCTAGACTAttaaattcaattagatggaaatttgttattcagcTGAAATGGatgcatcttaaaaataggctaaaatatttttttgagagcACCTTTgggtcacagaaacacaaatgtaCATATTATATACGTACAGTATCATCATAATTCATGTTTTGTGTGTTCtacttaagtattttttattatagaaATATGTGTACCTCAAGTAATATActtaaaagtaactgtaatctgagtacagtaattaaaaatattatattttacactttgttgtacaAGAAAAGTAATTTGGTTACAGTAATGAATTTCATTGGAATTTGGTTTCACCAAATACTggatacaaaatataaaatcaagtgGAACCTGTAAACACGGTGCTTTTCTTAGAATTAACTTTTCTTGttcttttaaacaacatttttgaaggagaaaaaaaaaggtttgcatgaaaattgcttatgatgtctttctttacatttaattCCATTTGGTTTGTCAATGACATTCATATATTTCTAAGTGTAGATTtagtttccaaatactttttgggttaTGCATGAAAACAGGGGCAGGTGGCCACACTCAATGAGCAGTAAGAATTGTAAAGCTCCAGGTTCAAATCCTGCCGCAGGTGCTCTGACTATTTAACAAAGCCTTTAATCTCTTTAATCTCTGACTCAATATGACTCAGAAATACTGTAGAATAATTTAGACAGTTGTCTTATATTCAGAGTCACCTGCATATTGTCTCCCAACTTTTATGTAGAAATACTGTAGAATATCAGTTCTAACAGGACCCAAATATTCTATATCTGCAAAAGAAACACCACAGATTTGACATGGAAAACGTTTTACTTGAGACTTATATTAAACCTGTAAACAGCTgatttgagacttgacttggagaATCACCAACATAACTCATTAGGTATAAGGAGATTTCTTCTAAATTTTCAGACACTGTTTTGATTAAAGGGAATCTCTTTTGTGCAGTCTCTCTTGCATGCTCTTTTTCTCTTGTATTCCACAGCAGCGGTGCAACACAACGAAAGCCTAAAGGGTTTATAAAATTATCCTACAGCAAATAGAAAACTATTAATAAAAGGGATCTGAGATTTGACTTGCCATCTGAGTCAAAGACAAACATGTCTTATAAGCTCTACAAAAAAATAGCGATGACGGCCcaagcacaactggtccatttccactggtggctttcggaaaacaatgcaagatggacacatgcatttggcattttacattattctaaacaatttggaAGCAATTTCAGTAAATATAAggggactattttaaagtctgttgtaagaccACACTGGTGGCTTACTGGTGGCGCTATGAACGTGACCCAAAATAGTAAAATACATGTGATTAGTCCCCAAGTTTAAGCAtacattttgatctaaatcacacattgcacacagaagataagggacacttcctgtttcccatttttttgCCATTATTTTAATGCCTCGACATGGCAACACCATCAATATatcaaaatctgttcacaatttagcatcttcagtgtcttggcataatattgtatgaatgtggtgacagtctcatgaatcactTAGGAGAAGTATTTAGAAGTTCAGAGATTGCAAAAGGCTGACTACCTGTTGGGCTgacctaatgactataattatgaagTTGTCTGGCTTGAAGAGAACtatctttgtttttgtaattttggtgaccgtaggtgaaaatgggggtacTACAGAGCCCATAGCCAATGACTCGTTTGCAAATTTACATGAAATTTgaagcatgccaagtgcctcaaaaacacgCAAATATAGGAAGAAATTTATATTTACAATGAATGCATTGgaatggcaacagtatttaagatatcaaatattcctttacaattttacatcagcattGTCTTGAAATTATtcaaaagaattttgaagcaattcatgtaaacacaagagggctatttcaaagacGGTTAAAATTGATTTAcatcctgctgccagttggtggcactatgaccatgACCCATAATAGCCGCATAAAAATGATCAGCTCCCATTACCAAACTGAATTTTTATCAAAATCAttcaatgcacacagaagatataaggaacttcctgtttcacatttttgctCTTAATTTATTGCCTCACCATGGCAACTCCgttcaatatatcaaaaatctgttcgtAAGTttgcatcttcaatgtcttggcataatattcCCTAACTTTGGTGACAATCACACCAAAGGAGTCCCAAAggaggagtattcaaaagttcagggcCTGCAGTTTTCAAAAAATGCATATTCAAATACAATAAGTCagcaatacaaaatggctgacttcctgttgggtggagctaatgactgtcattttttaagttgtccggcttgatgagaacaatatatgtagcaagtttGGTGACCGTAGATGAAACTGACCCCacaacttttgtcaaaaggtggtgcTACAGAGCTCCCCAGCCACGCCCATGTGTTAACTTTTTCCCAGGCTATATGGCTGACAACACTGATGTGTATGCAACATttcatgaaaattcaagcatgccaagtacctcaGAAATGTGAATACTGTATACATAAATAGGAATAATAACATTCAatatgttgccatggcaacactttttaagatatcaagaatcccttcagaatttaaaatctGAACacttttgacattattctaaacatttCGAAGTAATTCAGGTAATCATATTTTATGAACCATTACTTTATATTTGGATATAATGAGGCATGACCCAAATGTTGTCAAAGGAGCACTGCTAGTTTTATTGTAAACTGGCCATAGGGGGGCGGCAGTGACTATAGAAACAGTACAACAGATACGTTCACAGGTCAAAATCTAGTTACAGTAATGGGGATTTGGATTTATTTAACAACAGTAATTTAGGGTTTATTTTTAGAGTGCTATGCTGTATTTTCGGATTATCTATAATACTAACCCTCAGAGATCCAAGCATTGGCATTAAtgctgtatttacattttttcccctCCTTGAGAGCTGTTTTTAAAAAGCCACTGATTATAAAAATCTATACTTATAAGCATACTTTTCTTTTGTCAGAATTTTGCATGACCTTAGCCAGCTGTGAATTTCAATATGCAGTTTTTCACCACCAAAACTGTTGTTTCTATACAGTTTAAGTGTCAGCTActgttatatttagttttttttttatagtcttttaataaacaaataaacaaacaaataggtATGCTTATTATTAAATTGCTTTTAACGAAATGTTGCAATTCTGATATCCTGGAACTCTAAGGGTTAAAGGGACaggttacccaaaaatgaaaattctgtcatcatttactcaccctcatgccatcccagatgtaagtGGCCACTGGAGGCCGCTAGAGGTAGTGCATTCTCAGTCAGGTAATTCATGTGACCGGGTTTGAGGCTGTGAGCCCAGGAACCTGTATACCTGATCATTCGATTTGCACATGCCTGACTTCTGTCATCTCAGAATATCAGGGACATGTAAATTGACTCAGGTTGTGAAATCCTGGTGCTGTTCACTTTACAATATTAATTAGTTGATGTATTTTCGTTTTTCATGGTGTTTTTGGTGAAGTTTGCTTTGTCTTATATCCACACATTTGTGTGCTGTTTTAGTTCAGAGACCTTCAAGCTAGCGGCTAATTCTGAAAAGCAGCAAATCTAAAATTTGCACCCTTGGTGAGCGGAGCGAGGTGTGTATCATTTGGCTCCATGTATAAAAGCGTCAAAGATGTAAAATGTCTATTTTGACTGTTATTggaaattgttttgttgtttatctTGTACCAGGAAAGTGTATGTGTTAAGTGAGCAAATTATTGTCTTtggttgttatttttaaataactttaaaggtCATTTGATTTGCATTGCACATGTACAAATGCTTCTTGATGTACTGTAAATGAGGTGAGGATTTTTCTTGTGAATTTGTGTCCAAAGGTTCATTAACCAGCTATTTGTGTTTACTTTTAGTTTTCACGGTGCTCACGCTGATTttggaagaataaaaaattattgcaCTAGTTAGAGACTCTCTGCCATTATTAAGGAGCCAAGGGCCGCaacaccagatgtgtatgactttctttcttctgcagatcacaatttatgatttttagaagaatatttcagctctgtaggtccatacaatgcaagtaaatgtggtgccaaaatttttatgcaaatatagccaccataaaagtaatccatagcaCTCTTTTATAGGActtttttaatccatatcttcagaagagacatgataggtgtgggtgagaaacaggtcaattttgaagtccttttttgctagaaattcttatccctgcccagtatggggcaatatgcatgaagaacgtgaattaccaaaaacaaaagaagaatgtgaaagtgggcatttatagtgaaaagggacttaaatattgatcgctTCTGCAGACattgaattaaccactggagtcaattttcaatttcaatttaaagtactttattggcatgaatgtgtttacatacaatattgccaaagcattaatacacaaaacagataatgacaagacaaataataatgataagatagaattaaaataaggtgccaggtaatgaatcaaataaaataaaaaactataataacaatatatacaatataaaataaaatatg containing:
- the LOC127634965 gene encoding LOW QUALITY PROTEIN: kelch-like protein 24 (The sequence of the model RefSeq protein was modified relative to this genomic sequence to represent the inferred CDS: inserted 1 base in 1 codon), which translates into the protein MVLILGRRMNREDPGVREAPAVKRKVLEMDNKPLSSHDVFDFSSGPCHSESILQMFNEFRDSRLFTDVVISVEGREFPCHRAVLSSCSSYFRAMFCNDHRESREMLVEINGIRAEAMDTFLQYVYTGRARITTENVQFLFETSCLFQIGTLRDACAKFLEDQLDPCNCLGIQRFAEAHSLKQLASRCHSYALQSFADVAQHEEFLDLHKEELEEYIGSDELIIVKEETVFEAVMRWVYYNVDHRKIVLRDLLTHIRLPLLHPNYFVQTVEGDQLIQNAPECYQLLHEARRYHVLGNEMMSPRTRPRRSTGFSEVIVVVGGCERMGGFNLPYTECYDPITGEWKSLAKLPEFTKSEYAVCALRNDILVSGGRINSRDVWMYNSQLNIWIRVASLNKGRWRHKMSVLLGKVYAVGGYDGQSRLSSVECYDSFSNRWTEVAPMKEAVSSPAVASCVNKLFVIGGGPDDNTCSDKVQCYDPESDTWLLRASIPIAKRCITAVSLNNLIYVSGGLTKSIYCYDPTEDYWMHVVHTFSKQESCGMSVCNGKIYILGGRGENGEASDTILCYDPATGIIXGVAAMPRPISYHGCVTIHRYNEKFYHS